The following are encoded in a window of Cervus canadensis isolate Bull #8, Minnesota chromosome 11, ASM1932006v1, whole genome shotgun sequence genomic DNA:
- the PHLDB1 gene encoding pleckstrin homology-like domain family B member 1 isoform X3, with product MDTLNRNQVGPGCKTPALVQKGPLDLIETGKGLKVQTDKPHLVSLGSGRLSTAITLLPLEEGRTVIGSAARDISLQGPGLAPEHCYIENLRGTLTLYPCGNACTIDGLPVRQPTRLTQGCMLCLGQSTFLRFNHPAEAKWMKSMIPAGGRAPGPHYGPGPESESLVNGNHTPQPATRGPSACGSHSSLVSSIEKDLQEIMDSLVLEEPGAAGKKPAATSPLSPMANGGRYLLSPPTSPGAMSVGSSYENTSPAFSPLSSPASSGSCASHSPSGQEPAPSLPPLVPARSSSYHLALQPPQSRPSGARPSESPRLGRKGGHERPPSPGLRGLLTDSPAATVLAEARRATESPRPGGQLPVVAISLSEYPASGARGPPTSIPGSPKFQPPVPAPRNKIGTLQDRPPSPFREPPGAERVLTTSPSRQLVGRTFSDGSATRTLQPPESPRLGRRGLDSMRELPPLSPSLSRRALSPMPARTAPDPKLTRDVAESPRSRRWAAHGASPEDFSLTLGARGRRTRSPSPTLGESLAPRKGSFSGRLSPAYSLGSLTGASPRQSPRAQRKLSSGDLRVPITRERKNSITEISDNEDDLLEYHRRQRQERLREQEMERLERQRLETILNLCAEYSRADGEPEAGELPSIGEAAAALALAGRRPSRGLAVGPGAPGRSGEEPGGAAQRLWESVERSDEENLKEECSSTESTQQEHEDAPGAKLQGEVLALEEERAQVLGRVEQLKVRVKELEQQLQESAREAEMERALLQGEREAERALLQKEQKAVDQLQEKLMTLETSIQKERDKEAEALETETKLFEDLEFQQLERESRVEEERELAGQGLLRSKAELLRSIAKRKERLAVLDSQAGQIRSQAVQESERLARDKNAALQLLQKEKEKLAMLERRYHSLTGGRPFPKTTSTLKEAYLLISESSEVGLGMAALGPFPESSQAGAFSVPLTPPASTQLCLKAQEYVTLEQLKAMWGSSLVPPAPAPGLPPWAPASQDLVPTSCLPLALPSSSSFASVTPSPQMEKLLLPAVDLEQWYQELMAGLGTGPAAASPRSSPPPLPAKASRQLQVYRSKMDGEATSPLPRTRSGPLPSSSGSSSSSSQLSVATLGRSPSPKSTLLAQNGTSSLPRNLAATLQDIETKRQLALQQKVESLPAEPLPTDDPAGQQVIEEQRRRLAELKQKAAAEAQCQWEALHGAAPFPTGPAGFPPLMHHSILHHLPASRERGEEGEHAYDTLSLESSDSMETSISTGGNSVCSPDNMSSTSGLDMGKIEEMEKMLKEAHAEKSRLMESREREMELRRQALEEERRRREQVERRLQSESARRQQLVEKEVKMREKQFSQARPLTRYLPIRKEDFDLKTHIESSGHGVDTCLHVVLSSKVCRGYLVKMGGKIKSWKKRWFVFDRLKRTLSYYVDKHETKLKGVIYFQAIEEVYYDHLRSAAKSPNPALTFCVKTHDRLYYMVAPSAEAMRIWMDVIVTGAEGYTQFMN from the exons GCTGCATGTTGTGCCTGGGTCAGTCCACCTTCCTCCGCTTTAACCACCCAGCTGAAGCCAAGTGGATGAAGAGCATGATCCCGGCAGGGGGCCGGGCCCCTGGCCCCCACTACGGTCCTGGCCCAG AATCCGAAAGCCTGGTGAACGGGAACCACACCCCTCAGCCTGCAACCCGGGGACCCTCCGCCTGTGGCAGCCACAGTTCCCTGGTGAGCTCTATTGAGAAGGACCTGCAGGAAATCATGGACTCACTGGtgctagaggagcctggagctgcTGGCAAGAAGCCTGCCGCCACATCCCCACTGTCACCAATGGCCAATGGCGGGCGCTACCTGCTGTCCCCCCCAACCAGCCCCGGCGCCATGTCTGTGGGCTCCAGCTATGAGAACACCTCTCCGGCCTTCTCTCCACTCTCCTCGCCAGCCAGCAGTGGGAGCTGTGCCAGCCACTCACCCAGCGGGCAGGAACCAGCACCTTCCCTGCCCCCCCTGGTGCCCGCCCGGTCCTCCAGCTACCATCTGGCCCTGCAGCCCCCACAGTCCCGACCGAGCGGCGCTCGCCCCTCCGAGAGCCCCCGGCTGGGCAGGAAGGGGGGTCACGAGAGGCCTCCCAGCCCTGGTCTCCGAGGTCTGCTGACAGACAGCCCTGCAGCTACTGTCCTGGCCGAGGCCCGCAGAGCCACCGAGAGCCCCCGGCCGGGTGGGCAGCTGCCCGTGGTGGCGATCAGCCTTAGTGAATACCCTGCTTCCGGTGCCCGGGGCCCGCCCACCAGCATTCCCGGCAGCCCCAAGTTCCAGCCGCCAGTCCCTGCACCCCGAAATAAGATTGGCACGCTCCAGGACCGCCCTCCCAGCCCTTTCCGGGAGCCGCCAGGCGCTGAGCGGGTGCTGACCACCAGCCCCTCACGCCAGCTGGTGGGCCGAACATTTTCGGATGGCTCAGCCACCCGCACCCTGCAGCCTCCAGAGAGCCCCCGCCTTGGCCGGCGGGGCCTGGACAGCATGAGAGAACTGCCTCCCTTGAGCCCATCTCTGTCCCGCAGGGCTCTCTCCCCCATGCCCGCCCGGACCGCCCCAGATCCCAAACTAACCAGGGACGTGGCAGAGAGCCCCCGCTCCCGGCGCTGGGCAGCCCACGGGGCTTCACCGGAGGACTTCTCCCTGACACTGGGGGCCCGGGGCCGTAGGACACGGAGCCCCTCGCCCACACTCGGGGAGTCCCTAGCACCCCGCAAGGGCAGCTTCAGCGGCAGACTGAGCCCAGCTTACAGTCTGGGCTCCTTGACAGGGGCTTCACCCCGCCAGAGCCCCCGCGCCCAGAGGAAGCTCTCCAGCGGGGACCTGCGGGTGCCCATCACCCGGGAGCGGAAAAACAGCATCACGGAGATCAGTGACAATGAGGATGACCTCCTGGAGTACCACCGGCGGCAGCGCCAAGAGCGGCTTCGGGAGCAGGAGATGGAGAGGCTG GAACGCCAGCGCCTGGAGACCATCCTGAACCTGTGCGCCGAGTACAGCCGGGCAGATGGGGAACCCGAGGCCGGGGAGCTGCCCAGCATAGGGGAGGCAGCCGCAGCCTTGGCCCTGGCCGGCCGGAGGCCCTCACGAGGCCTCGCGGTGGGCCCTGGGGCCCCGGGCCGCAGCGGCGAGGAGCCTGGAGGTGCCGCCCAGCGCCTGTGGGAGAGTGTGGAGCGCTCGGATGAGGAGAATCTCAAGGAGGAATGCAGTAGCACTGAGAGCACCCAGCAGGAG cacGAGGATGCCCCCGGCGCCAAGCTCCAGGGAGAGGTGCTGGCCCTGGAAGAGGAGCGGGCTCAGGTGCTGGGGCGAGTAGAGCAGCTCAAAGTCCGGGTGAAGGAGCTGGAACAGCAGCTGCAGGAGTCGGCCCGAGAG GCTGAAATGGAGCGGGCGCTGctgcagggggagagggaggctgaGCGGGCGCTGCTGCAGAAAGAGCAGAAGGCGGTGGACCAGCTACAGGAGAAGCTGATGACCTTGGAGACGAGCATCCAGAAGGAGAGGGACAAG GAGGCCGAGGCCCTGGAGACAGAGACGAAGCTCTTCGAGGACTTGGAGTTCCAGCAGCTGGAGCGGGAGAGCCGCGTGGAGGAGGAGCGCGAGCTGGCGGGCCAGGGGCTGCTCCGGAGCAAAGCCGAACTGCTCCGCAGCATCGCCAAGAGGAAG GAGCGCCTGGCAGTCCTGGACAGTCAGGCTGGGCAGATCCGGTCCCAGGCTGTGCAGGAGTCAGAACGCCTTGCCAGAGATAAGAATGCCGCCCTGCAGCTGCTGCAGAAG GAGAAGGAGAAACTGGCTATGCTGGAAAGAAGATACCACTCGCTCACAGGTGGCCGGCCTTTCCCAAAGACCACGTCCACCCTCAAAGAG GCCTACCTGCTCATCTCTGAGTCCtcagaggtggggctggggatGGCAGCTCTGGGCCCCTTCCCAGAGTCTTCTCAGGCTGGGGCCTTCTCTGTTCCCTTAACCCCACCTGCTTCTACTCAGCTCTGCCTCAAAGCGCAAGAG TACGTGACGCTTGAGCAGCTAAAGGCGATGTGGGGCAGCTCCCTGGTGCCCCCGGCCCCCGCGCCgggcctgcctccctgggcccctgcctcccaggaccTGGTTCccacctcctgccttcctctcgcgctgccctcttcctcctccttcgcTTCTGTCACGCCTTCGCCCCAG ATGGAGAAGCTGCTGCTCCCCGCTGTAGACTTAGAGCAGTGGTACCAGGAGCTGATGGCCGGGCTGGGGACGGGCCCTGCTGCCGCCTCCCCTCGCTCCTCCCCCCCGCCTCTGCCCGCCAAAGCTTCCCGCCAGCTGCAG GTTTACCGCTCCAAGATGGATGGCGAGGCCACCAGCCCCCTGCCACGCACCCGCAGTGGGCcgctcccctcctcctctggctcatcttcctcctcctcccagctcagCGTGGCTACCTTGGGCCGCAGCCCCTCACCCAAG AGCACTCTGCTCGCCCAGAATGGCACCAGCAGCCTTCCTCGCAACCTGGCAGCCACCCTGCAGGACATCGAGACCAAGCGCCAGCTGGCCCTGCAGCAGAAGG TCGAGTCGCTTCCTGCCGAGCCCCTCCCAACCGACGACCCAGCAG GGCAGCAGGTGATCGAGGAGCAGCGGCGGCGGCTGGCGGAGCTGAAGCAGAAGGCGGCGGCGGAGGCGCAGTGCCAGTGGGAGGCCCTGCACGGGGCGGCGCCCTTTCCCACTGGGCCCGCGGGCTTCCCCCCGCTCATGCACCACTCCATCCTGCATCACCTGCCGGCCTCGCGGGAGCGAGGCGAGGAGGGTGAGCACGCCTACGACACGCTGAGCCTGGAGAGCTCCGACAGCATGGAGACCAGCATCTCCACGGGGGGCAACTCAGTCTGCTCCCCCGACAACATGTCCAG cacCAGTGGCCTGGACATGGGGAAGATTGAGGAAATGGAGAAGATGCTGAAAGAAGCTCATGCAGAGAAGAGCCGGCTGATGGAGTCGAGG GAACGGGAGATGGAGCTGAGGCggcaggccctggaggaggagcggAGGCGGCGGGAGCAGGTTGAACGGAGGCTGCAGAGCGAGAGCGCCCGGAGGCAGCAGCTCGTGGAGAAGGAGGTCAAGATGCGGGAGAAGCAGTTCTCGCAG GCACGACCCCTGACGCGCTACCTGCCAATCCGGAAGGAAGACTTTGACCTGAAGACCCACATCGAGTCATCAGGCCACGGCGTGGATACCTGTCTGCACGTGGTGCTCAGCAGCAAG GTCTGCCGTGGCTACTTGGTCAAGATGGGCGGCAAGATCAAGTCATGGAAGAAGCGCTGGTTTGTCTTTGACCGGCTCAAGCGCACCCTTTCCTATTACGTGG ACAAGCACGAGACAAAGCTGAAGGGGGTCATCTACTTCCAGGCCATCGAGGAGGTGTACTATGACCACCTTCGCAGTGCCGCCAAG AGCCCGAACCCAGCCCTCACCTTCTGCGTGAAGACTCACGACCGGCTGTACTACATGGTGGCCCCGTCTGCGGAGGCCATGCGCATCTGGATGGATGTCATTGTCACGGGGGCAGAGGGCTACACTCAGTTCATGAATTGA
- the PHLDB1 gene encoding pleckstrin homology-like domain family B member 1 isoform X9, with protein sequence MDTLNRNQVGPGCKTPALVQKGPLDLIETGKGLKVQTDKPHLVSLGSGRLSTAITLLPLEEGRTVIGSAARDISLQGPGLAPEHCYIENLRGTLTLYPCGNACTIDGLPVRQPTRLTQGCMLCLGQSTFLRFNHPAEAKWMKSMIPAGGRAPGPHYGPGPESESLVNGNHTPQPATRGPSACGSHSSLVSSIEKDLQEIMDSLVLEEPGAAGKKPAATSPLSPMANGGRYLLSPPTSPGAMSVGSSYENTSPAFSPLSSPASSGSCASHSPSGQEPAPSLPPLVPARSSSYHLALQPPQSRPSGARPSESPRLGRKGGHERPPSPGLRGLLTDSPAATVLAEARRATESPRPGGQLPVVAISLSEYPASGARGPPTSIPGSPKFQPPVPAPRNKIGTLQDRPPSPFREPPGAERVLTTSPSRQLVGRTFSDGSATRTLQPPESPRLGRRGLDSMRELPPLSPSLSRRALSPMPARTAPDPKLTRDVAESPRSRRWAAHGASPEDFSLTLGARGRRTRSPSPTLGESLAPRKGSFSGRLSPAYSLGSLTGASPRQSPRAQRKLSSGDLRVPITRERKNSITEISDNEDDLLEYHRRQRQERLREQEMERLERQRLETILNLCAEYSRADGEPEAGELPSIGEAAAALALAGRRPSRGLAVGPGAPGRSGEEPGGAAQRLWESVERSDEENLKEECSSTESTQQEHEDAPGAKLQGEVLALEEERAQVLGRVEQLKVRVKELEQQLQESAREAEMERALLQGEREAERALLQKEQKAVDQLQEKLMTLETSIQKERDKEAEALETETKLFEDLEFQQLERESRVEEERELAGQGLLRSKAELLRSIAKRKERLAVLDSQAGQIRSQAVQESERLARDKNAALQLLQKEKEKLAMLERRYHSLTGGRPFPKTTSTLKEMEKLLLPAVDLEQWYQELMAGLGTGPAAASPRSSPPPLPAKASRQLQVYRSKMDGEATSPLPRTRSGPLPSSSGSSSSSSQLSVATLGRSPSPKSTLLAQNGTSSLPRNLAATLQDIETKRQLALQQKGQQVIEEQRRRLAELKQKAAAEAQCQWEALHGAAPFPTGPAGFPPLMHHSILHHLPASRERGEEGEHAYDTLSLESSDSMETSISTGGNSVCSPDNMSSTSGLDMGKIEEMEKMLKEAHAEKSRLMESREREMELRRQALEEERRRREQVERRLQSESARRQQLVEKEVKMREKQFSQARPLTRYLPIRKEDFDLKTHIESSGHGVDTCLHVVLSSKVCRGYLVKMGGKIKSWKKRWFVFDRLKRTLSYYVDKHETKLKGVIYFQAIEEVYYDHLRSAAKSPNPALTFCVKTHDRLYYMVAPSAEAMRIWMDVIVTGAEGYTQFMN encoded by the exons GCTGCATGTTGTGCCTGGGTCAGTCCACCTTCCTCCGCTTTAACCACCCAGCTGAAGCCAAGTGGATGAAGAGCATGATCCCGGCAGGGGGCCGGGCCCCTGGCCCCCACTACGGTCCTGGCCCAG AATCCGAAAGCCTGGTGAACGGGAACCACACCCCTCAGCCTGCAACCCGGGGACCCTCCGCCTGTGGCAGCCACAGTTCCCTGGTGAGCTCTATTGAGAAGGACCTGCAGGAAATCATGGACTCACTGGtgctagaggagcctggagctgcTGGCAAGAAGCCTGCCGCCACATCCCCACTGTCACCAATGGCCAATGGCGGGCGCTACCTGCTGTCCCCCCCAACCAGCCCCGGCGCCATGTCTGTGGGCTCCAGCTATGAGAACACCTCTCCGGCCTTCTCTCCACTCTCCTCGCCAGCCAGCAGTGGGAGCTGTGCCAGCCACTCACCCAGCGGGCAGGAACCAGCACCTTCCCTGCCCCCCCTGGTGCCCGCCCGGTCCTCCAGCTACCATCTGGCCCTGCAGCCCCCACAGTCCCGACCGAGCGGCGCTCGCCCCTCCGAGAGCCCCCGGCTGGGCAGGAAGGGGGGTCACGAGAGGCCTCCCAGCCCTGGTCTCCGAGGTCTGCTGACAGACAGCCCTGCAGCTACTGTCCTGGCCGAGGCCCGCAGAGCCACCGAGAGCCCCCGGCCGGGTGGGCAGCTGCCCGTGGTGGCGATCAGCCTTAGTGAATACCCTGCTTCCGGTGCCCGGGGCCCGCCCACCAGCATTCCCGGCAGCCCCAAGTTCCAGCCGCCAGTCCCTGCACCCCGAAATAAGATTGGCACGCTCCAGGACCGCCCTCCCAGCCCTTTCCGGGAGCCGCCAGGCGCTGAGCGGGTGCTGACCACCAGCCCCTCACGCCAGCTGGTGGGCCGAACATTTTCGGATGGCTCAGCCACCCGCACCCTGCAGCCTCCAGAGAGCCCCCGCCTTGGCCGGCGGGGCCTGGACAGCATGAGAGAACTGCCTCCCTTGAGCCCATCTCTGTCCCGCAGGGCTCTCTCCCCCATGCCCGCCCGGACCGCCCCAGATCCCAAACTAACCAGGGACGTGGCAGAGAGCCCCCGCTCCCGGCGCTGGGCAGCCCACGGGGCTTCACCGGAGGACTTCTCCCTGACACTGGGGGCCCGGGGCCGTAGGACACGGAGCCCCTCGCCCACACTCGGGGAGTCCCTAGCACCCCGCAAGGGCAGCTTCAGCGGCAGACTGAGCCCAGCTTACAGTCTGGGCTCCTTGACAGGGGCTTCACCCCGCCAGAGCCCCCGCGCCCAGAGGAAGCTCTCCAGCGGGGACCTGCGGGTGCCCATCACCCGGGAGCGGAAAAACAGCATCACGGAGATCAGTGACAATGAGGATGACCTCCTGGAGTACCACCGGCGGCAGCGCCAAGAGCGGCTTCGGGAGCAGGAGATGGAGAGGCTG GAACGCCAGCGCCTGGAGACCATCCTGAACCTGTGCGCCGAGTACAGCCGGGCAGATGGGGAACCCGAGGCCGGGGAGCTGCCCAGCATAGGGGAGGCAGCCGCAGCCTTGGCCCTGGCCGGCCGGAGGCCCTCACGAGGCCTCGCGGTGGGCCCTGGGGCCCCGGGCCGCAGCGGCGAGGAGCCTGGAGGTGCCGCCCAGCGCCTGTGGGAGAGTGTGGAGCGCTCGGATGAGGAGAATCTCAAGGAGGAATGCAGTAGCACTGAGAGCACCCAGCAGGAG cacGAGGATGCCCCCGGCGCCAAGCTCCAGGGAGAGGTGCTGGCCCTGGAAGAGGAGCGGGCTCAGGTGCTGGGGCGAGTAGAGCAGCTCAAAGTCCGGGTGAAGGAGCTGGAACAGCAGCTGCAGGAGTCGGCCCGAGAG GCTGAAATGGAGCGGGCGCTGctgcagggggagagggaggctgaGCGGGCGCTGCTGCAGAAAGAGCAGAAGGCGGTGGACCAGCTACAGGAGAAGCTGATGACCTTGGAGACGAGCATCCAGAAGGAGAGGGACAAG GAGGCCGAGGCCCTGGAGACAGAGACGAAGCTCTTCGAGGACTTGGAGTTCCAGCAGCTGGAGCGGGAGAGCCGCGTGGAGGAGGAGCGCGAGCTGGCGGGCCAGGGGCTGCTCCGGAGCAAAGCCGAACTGCTCCGCAGCATCGCCAAGAGGAAG GAGCGCCTGGCAGTCCTGGACAGTCAGGCTGGGCAGATCCGGTCCCAGGCTGTGCAGGAGTCAGAACGCCTTGCCAGAGATAAGAATGCCGCCCTGCAGCTGCTGCAGAAG GAGAAGGAGAAACTGGCTATGCTGGAAAGAAGATACCACTCGCTCACAGGTGGCCGGCCTTTCCCAAAGACCACGTCCACCCTCAAAGAG ATGGAGAAGCTGCTGCTCCCCGCTGTAGACTTAGAGCAGTGGTACCAGGAGCTGATGGCCGGGCTGGGGACGGGCCCTGCTGCCGCCTCCCCTCGCTCCTCCCCCCCGCCTCTGCCCGCCAAAGCTTCCCGCCAGCTGCAG GTTTACCGCTCCAAGATGGATGGCGAGGCCACCAGCCCCCTGCCACGCACCCGCAGTGGGCcgctcccctcctcctctggctcatcttcctcctcctcccagctcagCGTGGCTACCTTGGGCCGCAGCCCCTCACCCAAG AGCACTCTGCTCGCCCAGAATGGCACCAGCAGCCTTCCTCGCAACCTGGCAGCCACCCTGCAGGACATCGAGACCAAGCGCCAGCTGGCCCTGCAGCAGAAGG GGCAGCAGGTGATCGAGGAGCAGCGGCGGCGGCTGGCGGAGCTGAAGCAGAAGGCGGCGGCGGAGGCGCAGTGCCAGTGGGAGGCCCTGCACGGGGCGGCGCCCTTTCCCACTGGGCCCGCGGGCTTCCCCCCGCTCATGCACCACTCCATCCTGCATCACCTGCCGGCCTCGCGGGAGCGAGGCGAGGAGGGTGAGCACGCCTACGACACGCTGAGCCTGGAGAGCTCCGACAGCATGGAGACCAGCATCTCCACGGGGGGCAACTCAGTCTGCTCCCCCGACAACATGTCCAG cacCAGTGGCCTGGACATGGGGAAGATTGAGGAAATGGAGAAGATGCTGAAAGAAGCTCATGCAGAGAAGAGCCGGCTGATGGAGTCGAGG GAACGGGAGATGGAGCTGAGGCggcaggccctggaggaggagcggAGGCGGCGGGAGCAGGTTGAACGGAGGCTGCAGAGCGAGAGCGCCCGGAGGCAGCAGCTCGTGGAGAAGGAGGTCAAGATGCGGGAGAAGCAGTTCTCGCAG GCACGACCCCTGACGCGCTACCTGCCAATCCGGAAGGAAGACTTTGACCTGAAGACCCACATCGAGTCATCAGGCCACGGCGTGGATACCTGTCTGCACGTGGTGCTCAGCAGCAAG GTCTGCCGTGGCTACTTGGTCAAGATGGGCGGCAAGATCAAGTCATGGAAGAAGCGCTGGTTTGTCTTTGACCGGCTCAAGCGCACCCTTTCCTATTACGTGG ACAAGCACGAGACAAAGCTGAAGGGGGTCATCTACTTCCAGGCCATCGAGGAGGTGTACTATGACCACCTTCGCAGTGCCGCCAAG AGCCCGAACCCAGCCCTCACCTTCTGCGTGAAGACTCACGACCGGCTGTACTACATGGTGGCCCCGTCTGCGGAGGCCATGCGCATCTGGATGGATGTCATTGTCACGGGGGCAGAGGGCTACACTCAGTTCATGAATTGA